The following are from one region of the Takifugu rubripes chromosome 16, fTakRub1.2, whole genome shotgun sequence genome:
- the slc2a12 gene encoding solute carrier family 2, facilitated glucose transporter member 12 isoform X1 produces the protein MDPSSKTRMMTSNHQGPFSETHKQPPPKGPGCSWLVVVAAVAASLSGLMLGYELGLTSGVLLQLRDVLSLSCSQQELLVSSQLVGALIACLAGGPVLDHYGRRCSLILSAAMVVGGSVILVAITSLIALILGRVIVGMGIALSGMAACLYIAEISPMERRGLLVTLYELMVVLGVMAGFSCSFAFATVFHGWAYTFGLVIPLALLQMSVLLFLPPSPRFLVTKNKVEEARGVLVRIRRGMDEYVETELRDIQAGLKEESGHSFMELFSANLRSRMLTGVALFFFLQVTGQPNILSYASPLLKSVGFNSVAAATLASTGLGIVKVVFTIPAVLLVDRVGPKKFLCVGAVVMGLALITLGTLTMRSHTQVTSLCKSTAMMNHTDSAWDINRTRADFNSSQSNETAASSLKIASLISLLVYVAAFSVSLGPMVYVVISEIFPMGVRGRAVSVVAAVNWATNLLISMTFLTITEKAGVPNIMFFHSAMCFALLVFVILCVPETKGLTLEEISKELAKNRNHLNVKLCRERKPQGSPMTSAETTAKGLK, from the exons gctgcagctggctggtggtggtggcagctgtGGCCGCCTCTCTGAGCGGCCTGATGCTGGGATACGAGTTGGGCCTGACCTCCGGAGTGCTGTTGCAGCTGCGGGatgttctttctctctcctgcagccAACAGGAACTGCTGGTCAGCTCCCAGCTGGTTGGCGCCCTCATCGCCTGCCTGGCTGGAGGTCCCGTCCTGGATCACTACGGCCGCCGCTGTTCTTTGATCCTGAGTGCCGCCATGGTAGTCGGAGGGAGCGTCATCCTCGTTGCTATCACATCGCTTATTGCCCTCATCCTTGGAAGGGTCATAGTGGGAATGGGAATCGCGCTGTCTGGGATGGCTGCGTGTCTATACATTGCAGAAATCTCGCCCATGGAGAGGCGGGGCCTGCTGGTAACGCTGTATGAGTTGATGGTGGTGTTGGGCGTGATGGCGGGATTCAGCTGCAGCTTCGCCTTCGCCACCGTCTTCCACGGCTGGGCATATACCTTTGGACTAGTAATCCCACTGGCGTTGCTTCAGATGAGcgtgcttctcttccttccgCCCAGTCCGCGCTTCCTTGtcaccaaaaataaagtggaggAGGCCAGGGGCGTGCTGGTCAGAATCCGGCGCGGGATGGATGAGTATGTGGAAACTGAGCTCCGGGACATTCAGGCAGGACTTAAAGAGGAATCTGGGCACAGTTTCATGGAGTTGTTCAGTGCCAACCTACGTTCCCGGATGCTAACAGGTGtggccttgtttttttttctgcaagtTACCGGTCAGCCCAACATCCTGTCTTATGCCTCGCCGCTCCTTAAGAGTGTTGGGTTCAACAGCGTTGCTGCGGCGACCTTGGCCTCCACAGGTTTGGGAATAGTCAAAGTGGTTTTCACCATACCGGCCGTGCTGCTGGTCGACCGCGTGGGACCTAAGAAGTTCCTGTGCGTCGGCGCCGTCGTCATGGGTCTGGCACTGATAACGCTGGGTACACTGACAATGCGAAGCCACACTCAAGTGACCAGCCTGTGCAAGAGTACGGCCATGATGAATCACACCGATTCAGCGTGGGACATCAACAGAACCCGTGCAGACTTTAACAGCAGCCAGAGCAATGAAACAGCAGCCTCTTCACTAAAGATAGCCTCGTTGATTAGCCTGCTGGTGTACGTGGCCGCGTTCTCCGTCAGCCTCGGACCAA TGGTGTATGTAGTCATCAGTGAGATCTTTCCAATGGGGGTGAGAGGCAGAGCAGTGTCTGTGGTGGCAGCTGTCAACTGGGCCACCAACCTGCTCATTTCCATGACCTTTCTCACAATTACAG AAAAGGCTGGCGTTCCAAACATCATGTTCTTCCACTCTGCCATGTGTTTTGCACTTCTGGTGTTTGTCATTCTGTGTGTCCCGGAGACCAAAGGCCTCACCCTGGAGGAGATATCAAAAGAACTGGCCAAAAA CAGGAATCATCTCAATGTGAAGCTGTGCAGGGAGAGAAAACCTCAGGGGAGTCCGATGACGTCGGCAGAGACGACGGCGAAAGGACTCAAGTAA
- the slc2a12 gene encoding solute carrier family 2, facilitated glucose transporter member 12 isoform X2, protein MDPSSKTRMMTSNHQGPFSETHKQPPPKGPGCSWLVVVAAVAASLSGLMLGYELGLTSGVLLQLRDVLSLSCSQQELLVSSQLVGALIACLAGGPVLDHYGRRCSLILSAAMVVGGSVILVAITSLIALILGRVIVGMGIALSGMAACLYIAEISPMERRGLLVTLYELMVVLGVMAGFSCSFAFATVFHGWAYTFGLVIPLALLQMSVLLFLPPSPRFLVTKNKVEEARGVLVRIRRGMDEYVETELRDIQAGLKEESGHSFMELFSANLRSRMLTGVALFFFLQVTGQPNILSYASPLLKSVGFNSVAAATLASTGLGIVKVVFTIPAVLLVDRVGPKKFLCVGAVVMGLALITLGTLTMRSHTQVTSLCKSTAMMNHTDSAWDINRTRADFNSSQSNETAASSLKIASLISLLVYVAAFSVSLGPMVYVVISEIFPMGVRGRAVSVVAAVNWATNLLISMTFLTITEKAGVPNIMFFHSAMCFALLVFVILCVPETKGLTLEEISKELAKKNHLNVKLCRERKPQGSPMTSAETTAKGLK, encoded by the exons gctgcagctggctggtggtggtggcagctgtGGCCGCCTCTCTGAGCGGCCTGATGCTGGGATACGAGTTGGGCCTGACCTCCGGAGTGCTGTTGCAGCTGCGGGatgttctttctctctcctgcagccAACAGGAACTGCTGGTCAGCTCCCAGCTGGTTGGCGCCCTCATCGCCTGCCTGGCTGGAGGTCCCGTCCTGGATCACTACGGCCGCCGCTGTTCTTTGATCCTGAGTGCCGCCATGGTAGTCGGAGGGAGCGTCATCCTCGTTGCTATCACATCGCTTATTGCCCTCATCCTTGGAAGGGTCATAGTGGGAATGGGAATCGCGCTGTCTGGGATGGCTGCGTGTCTATACATTGCAGAAATCTCGCCCATGGAGAGGCGGGGCCTGCTGGTAACGCTGTATGAGTTGATGGTGGTGTTGGGCGTGATGGCGGGATTCAGCTGCAGCTTCGCCTTCGCCACCGTCTTCCACGGCTGGGCATATACCTTTGGACTAGTAATCCCACTGGCGTTGCTTCAGATGAGcgtgcttctcttccttccgCCCAGTCCGCGCTTCCTTGtcaccaaaaataaagtggaggAGGCCAGGGGCGTGCTGGTCAGAATCCGGCGCGGGATGGATGAGTATGTGGAAACTGAGCTCCGGGACATTCAGGCAGGACTTAAAGAGGAATCTGGGCACAGTTTCATGGAGTTGTTCAGTGCCAACCTACGTTCCCGGATGCTAACAGGTGtggccttgtttttttttctgcaagtTACCGGTCAGCCCAACATCCTGTCTTATGCCTCGCCGCTCCTTAAGAGTGTTGGGTTCAACAGCGTTGCTGCGGCGACCTTGGCCTCCACAGGTTTGGGAATAGTCAAAGTGGTTTTCACCATACCGGCCGTGCTGCTGGTCGACCGCGTGGGACCTAAGAAGTTCCTGTGCGTCGGCGCCGTCGTCATGGGTCTGGCACTGATAACGCTGGGTACACTGACAATGCGAAGCCACACTCAAGTGACCAGCCTGTGCAAGAGTACGGCCATGATGAATCACACCGATTCAGCGTGGGACATCAACAGAACCCGTGCAGACTTTAACAGCAGCCAGAGCAATGAAACAGCAGCCTCTTCACTAAAGATAGCCTCGTTGATTAGCCTGCTGGTGTACGTGGCCGCGTTCTCCGTCAGCCTCGGACCAA TGGTGTATGTAGTCATCAGTGAGATCTTTCCAATGGGGGTGAGAGGCAGAGCAGTGTCTGTGGTGGCAGCTGTCAACTGGGCCACCAACCTGCTCATTTCCATGACCTTTCTCACAATTACAG AAAAGGCTGGCGTTCCAAACATCATGTTCTTCCACTCTGCCATGTGTTTTGCACTTCTGGTGTTTGTCATTCTGTGTGTCCCGGAGACCAAAGGCCTCACCCTGGAGGAGATATCAAAAGAACTGGCCAAAAA GAATCATCTCAATGTGAAGCTGTGCAGGGAGAGAAAACCTCAGGGGAGTCCGATGACGTCGGCAGAGACGACGGCGAAAGGACTCAAGTAA
- the LOC101075838 gene encoding TATA box-binding protein-like protein 1 yields the protein MESNNEGELDVIICNVVATFRTGCRLNLHTIGSKGKNVIYNTRRGKVTMQLRKPRITASIWASGKVICIGASSEDEAKLGARRIARCLQKLGFKVKFSAFKVVNVMAGCSMPFKISLIDFTKKNRPIATYEPELYPAAMYTMRQPKATIKVFSTGSVTILAPSVVNVAAAVQHVYPLLSECRRPL from the exons ATGGAGTCCAACAATGAGGGAGAACTCGACGTCATAATCTGCAACGTGGTGGCAACTTTCAGGACCGGGTGTCGTCTCAACCTGCACACCATCGGCTCCAAAGGAAAGAATGTCATCTATAACACAAGACGGGGG aaAGTCACGATGCAACTGCGCAAGCCCAGGATAACAGCCAGTATCTGGGCTTCTGGAAAGGTGATCTGCATAGGAGCATCAAG TGAGGATGAAGCAAAGCTGGGTGCTCGCAGGATAGCTCGCTGTCTGCAGAAACTGGGCTTCAAG gtgaagtTTTCTGCTTTCAAAGTTGTGAACGTGATGGCCGGGTGTTCCATGCCATTTAAAATCTCCCTAATAGACTTCACAAAGAAGAACCGACCCATTGCCAC GTATGAACCAGAGCTCTATCCTGCTGCTATGTACACCATGAGACAACCCAAGGCTACAATAAAGGTGTTCTCTACTGGCAGTGTCACAATTTTAG CACCAAGCGTGGTCAACGTGGCCGCAGCTGTTCAGCACGTCTAccctctgctgtcagagtgTCGTAGACCCCTGTGA